In Lachnospiraceae bacterium, one DNA window encodes the following:
- a CDS encoding CD0415/CD1112 family protein, with protein sequence MDFLLEALTNWLKEMLVGGIMSNLSGMFDSVNQQVADISVQVGQTPQGWNGSIFSMIENLSNSIMVPIAGVILAIVMTVDLIQMIADKNNLHDVDTWMIFKWVFKSAAAILIVTNTWNIVMGVFDMAQSVVAQAAGVINSDASIDISSVMTDLEPRLMEMDLGPLFGLWFQSLFIGITMWALYICIFIVIYGRMIEIYLVTSVAPVPMAAMMGKEWGGMGQNYLRSLLALGFQAFLIIVCVAIYAVLVQNIALEDDIIMAIWSCVGYTVLLCFTLFKTGSLAKSVFQAH encoded by the coding sequence ATGGATTTCTTACTTGAAGCCCTGACAAATTGGCTGAAAGAAATGCTGGTGGGCGGTATTATGAGCAACCTTTCGGGGATGTTTGACAGTGTAAATCAGCAGGTCGCGGATATATCCGTACAGGTAGGCCAGACCCCACAGGGATGGAATGGCAGTATTTTCAGCATGATTGAGAATCTGTCCAACTCCATCATGGTGCCGATTGCAGGTGTGATTCTGGCTATCGTGATGACCGTAGACCTGATCCAGATGATCGCAGACAAGAACAACCTGCATGATGTGGACACCTGGATGATTTTCAAGTGGGTGTTCAAATCAGCCGCTGCCATCCTCATTGTCACAAATACATGGAATATCGTGATGGGCGTCTTTGATATGGCGCAGAGCGTAGTGGCGCAGGCGGCAGGGGTTATCAATTCGGATGCGTCCATTGACATTTCCTCAGTTATGACCGATCTGGAACCGAGGCTGATGGAAATGGATCTGGGACCGCTGTTCGGACTGTGGTTCCAATCCCTCTTTATTGGCATTACTATGTGGGCGTTATATATCTGTATCTTTATCGTTATTTATGGCCGTATGATCGAAATCTACCTTGTGACTTCGGTGGCTCCCGTTCCAATGGCTGCAATGATGGGTAAAGAATGGGGCGGTATGGGACAGAATTACCTCCGATCCCTGCTGGCGCTGGGCTTTCAGGCGTTTCTCATTATCGTCTGCGTGGCAATTTATGCTGTGCTGGTGCAGAACATCGCTCTGGAAGATGACATCATCATGGCAATCTGGAGCTGCGTGGGCTACACCGTACTGCTATGTTTTACGCTGTTCAAAACCGGCAGTCTCGCCAAATCAGTCTTTCAGGCGCACTAA
- a CDS encoding autorepressor SdpR family transcription factor: MSLPNIFKALSDPVRREILLKLKQKRKMSAGEIAAEFDLTNATISYHLSTLKKADLIFETRYQKYIYYEINTSVFESVVMWLMQFQEDKDESQK; the protein is encoded by the coding sequence GTGAGTTTACCTAATATTTTCAAAGCATTAAGCGATCCCGTCCGACGGGAGATATTGCTGAAACTAAAACAAAAACGGAAGATGTCAGCCGGTGAAATTGCCGCAGAATTTGACTTGACTAATGCCACTATTTCATACCACCTTTCTACTCTAAAAAAGGCTGATTTGATTTTTGAAACGCGCTATCAGAAATACATCTATTATGAAATCAATACATCGGTATTTGAAAGTGTTGTTATGTGGCTTATGCAATTTCAGGAGGATAAAGATGAATCCCAAAAATAA
- a CDS encoding PrgI family protein — MAYVPVPKDLTKVKTKVMFNLTKRQLICFTGGALIGVPLFFLLRKPTGNSVAAMCMMLVMLPFFMLAMYEKHGQPLEKIVGNILKVAVIRPKQRPYQTNNFYAVLKRQEMLDKEVYDIVHRNKKMAASDVRENREKNCAAGKDKEKAVPR; from the coding sequence TTGGCTTATGTACCCGTACCCAAGGACTTAACAAAAGTCAAAACAAAGGTCATGTTCAATCTGACCAAGCGGCAGCTTATCTGCTTCACGGGCGGAGCGCTTATTGGCGTACCGCTTTTCTTTTTGCTCAGAAAACCTACCGGAAACAGTGTAGCGGCTATGTGTATGATGCTGGTTATGCTGCCCTTCTTTATGCTGGCTATGTACGAAAAGCATGGACAGCCCCTTGAAAAGATCGTGGGCAACATTCTCAAAGTAGCTGTGATCCGTCCCAAGCAGCGTCCCTACCAGACCAATAACTTTTATGCCGTATTAAAGCGGCAGGAAATGCTCGATAAGGAGGTGTATGACATTGTTCACCGCAATAAAAAAATGGCTGCATCGGATGTTCGGGAAAACCGAGAAAAAAACTGTGCAGCTGGTAAAGACAAAGAAAAAGCTGTCCCGCGCTGA
- a CDS encoding ParB/RepB/Spo0J family partition protein has protein sequence MKKQDFKVLKTKDLYPFPDNPFHVVEDETLSELAESIKEFGIVTPIITRPKEDGNGYEVIAGQRRVRASELAGINTVPAFVLPLDRDRAIITLVDSNLQRENILPSERAFAYRMKSEAMKRQGFRTDLTSSQVVTKLRTDDKVAQGFGVGRMTVQRFIRLTELIPPILQMVDEGKIALTPAVELSFLKKDEQENLFATMESEEATPSLSQAQRMKSMSQSGQLDMDMIFSIMTEEKGNQKETLKINTSKLKKYFPKDTTPKQMEETIIRLLERELQRKRSRDSR, from the coding sequence ATGAAGAAACAGGATTTTAAGGTGTTAAAGACCAAAGATTTATACCCGTTTCCCGACAATCCGTTTCATGTTGTGGAGGATGAAACGCTGTCAGAGTTAGCGGAAAGCATCAAGGAATTTGGCATTGTCACGCCGATAATCACACGCCCGAAAGAGGACGGGAACGGTTATGAAGTGATTGCGGGGCAGCGGCGTGTCCGTGCGTCCGAACTTGCAGGTATAAATACCGTGCCTGCATTTGTCCTGCCCTTAGACCGTGACCGAGCCATCATCACCCTTGTAGACAGTAATTTACAGCGTGAAAATATCCTGCCATCGGAGCGGGCGTTTGCCTACAGGATGAAATCCGAAGCCATGAAGCGGCAGGGTTTCCGCACAGACTTAACCTCGTCACAAGTTGTGACGAAGTTGCGGACGGACGACAAAGTGGCACAGGGCTTCGGCGTGGGCAGGATGACCGTCCAGCGTTTTATCCGCCTGACGGAACTGATACCGCCGATTTTGCAGATGGTGGACGAGGGGAAAATCGCCCTCACACCTGCGGTGGAACTGTCCTTTTTGAAGAAAGACGAGCAGGAAAATCTCTTTGCCACGATGGAGAGCGAAGAAGCAACGCCCTCACTCTCACAGGCACAGCGGATGAAAAGCATGAGCCAGAGCGGGCAGCTTGACATGGATATGATATTTTCCATTATGACGGAGGAAAAGGGAAACCAGAAAGAAACCTTGAAAATCAACACAAGCAAACTGAAAAAATACTTTCCGAAGGACACAACGCCGAAGCAGATGGAGGAAACCATCATCCGACTTCTGGAACGTGAGTTGCAGAGAAAACGGAGCAGGGACAGCCGCTAA
- a CDS encoding CD1845 family protein, protein MKILKCLLMIVTAPVVLVLTLFVWLCTGLIYISGLVLGLLSTIIALLGVAVLITYSPQNGVILLVMAFLISPMGLPLAAIWLLGKVQSLKFAIQDWVYG, encoded by the coding sequence ATGAAGATTTTGAAATGTCTGCTGATGATCGTAACTGCACCGGTCGTTTTGGTGTTGACGCTTTTTGTCTGGCTCTGCACGGGGCTGATCTACATATCCGGTCTGGTGCTTGGTCTACTAAGCACGATAATTGCTCTGCTTGGTGTGGCTGTGCTGATTACCTATTCCCCGCAGAATGGTGTGATTTTGCTGGTTATGGCATTTTTGATTAGCCCGATGGGGCTGCCGCTGGCTGCGATCTGGCTGCTGGGCAAGGTACAGAGTTTGAAATTTGCAATCCAGGATTGGGTGTATGGGTAA
- a CDS encoding helix-turn-helix domain-containing protein — protein MNYMTLKEASEKWGVTPRQINYLCAGGRIPGAVKMATIWLIPKDAEKPADRRFKNTKK, from the coding sequence ATGAATTATATGACGCTGAAAGAAGCAAGTGAAAAATGGGGTGTTACCCCAAGGCAGATCAATTATCTGTGTGCCGGTGGGCGTATCCCCGGCGCTGTAAAGATGGCTACCATTTGGCTGATTCCCAAGGATGCAGAGAAACCGGCAGACCGTCGTTTCAAAAATACAAAAAAATAA
- a CDS encoding helix-turn-helix domain-containing protein: protein MPIDDLTALGQKMRESRKKKDLTQQELADLSHVSVKQIASIEKGQINPSYLILKALAKVLPISLDTLINPDVSPEDDGANQMKMLYCSCPSEMRETLLHHTQETAKELTELSEKFETN, encoded by the coding sequence ATGCCGATTGATGATTTGACCGCTTTGGGGCAAAAAATGCGGGAATCCCGAAAGAAAAAAGACCTGACACAGCAGGAGCTTGCGGATCTGAGCCATGTATCTGTCAAGCAAATCGCCAGCATTGAAAAAGGACAAATAAATCCGTCCTATTTGATTTTGAAGGCATTGGCAAAGGTGCTTCCGATCTCTCTGGACACTCTGATCAATCCAGATGTTTCTCCAGAAGATGATGGAGCCAATCAGATGAAAATGCTTTATTGCAGCTGTCCGTCAGAAATGCGTGAAACCCTCTTGCACCATACGCAGGAGACCGCGAAAGAACTAACAGAACTATCCGAGAAATTTGAAACGAATTGA
- a CDS encoding putative DNA binding domain-containing protein: MIEQLIAEATECDFKVALETKKPKSWLKSVSAFSNGIGGTLFFGVSDDREPIGLSDVQKDAEAISRLIKERITPLPQFILKPLQEDGKNLLALEVSPGRSTPYYYKADGVMEAYIRVGNESVIAPDYIVNELILKGTNQSFDTLTTEAVKKDYSFTLLEATYLERTGLRFEPSDYVSFGLADKNGFLTNAGKLMTDQHTVYNSRMFCTRWNGLEKGSIFDDALDDKEYEGNLIYLLKSGSEFIRNNSKVRFVKEAQYRVDKPDYAERAVTEALVNALIHRDYIVLGSEIHIDMFDDRVEITSPGGMFGGGSIQEYDIYSIRSMRRNPVIADLFHRMKYMERRGSGLRKIVSETEKLPGYTAAYKPEFSSTATDFRVILKNVNYHLSQKDLVSDQDCDQVSDQDKSQDILHAVLDFCITEKSKQEICSFIGYRNLTYFTRKYLNPLLASGQLKMTIPDKPNSRKQKYITVRSE, translated from the coding sequence ATGATAGAACAGCTCATTGCCGAAGCAACGGAATGTGATTTCAAAGTTGCTCTCGAAACAAAAAAGCCAAAAAGCTGGTTAAAAAGTGTCAGTGCCTTTTCCAATGGAATCGGCGGCACTCTGTTTTTCGGAGTCTCTGATGACCGGGAGCCTATCGGCTTGTCCGATGTTCAAAAGGATGCTGAAGCGATCAGCCGCTTAATCAAAGAACGTATCACACCATTACCGCAGTTTATCTTAAAGCCATTGCAGGAAGATGGTAAAAACCTGTTGGCTCTGGAGGTTTCTCCTGGCCGCAGCACCCCATACTATTACAAGGCAGACGGAGTGATGGAAGCATATATCCGTGTTGGAAATGAAAGCGTAATTGCACCGGATTACATTGTGAATGAACTGATCTTAAAGGGAACCAATCAGTCCTTTGACACCTTAACAACAGAAGCTGTGAAAAAGGATTACAGCTTCACACTCCTGGAGGCAACCTATCTGGAACGAACCGGTCTCCGCTTTGAGCCTTCCGATTATGTCTCCTTTGGTTTGGCTGACAAAAATGGGTTCTTGACCAATGCCGGAAAGCTCATGACCGATCAGCACACAGTTTATAACTCCCGTATGTTCTGTACCCGGTGGAATGGCTTGGAAAAAGGCTCTATCTTTGATGATGCGCTGGACGATAAAGAATACGAAGGGAATCTGATTTATCTACTGAAAAGCGGCAGTGAATTTATTCGCAATAATTCCAAAGTCCGTTTTGTCAAAGAGGCACAGTATCGTGTAGACAAGCCGGATTATGCTGAACGAGCTGTGACAGAGGCTCTTGTCAATGCGCTTATCCATCGTGATTATATTGTGCTTGGCAGCGAAATCCATATTGATATGTTTGATGATCGGGTGGAAATCACATCTCCGGGCGGTATGTTTGGCGGTGGATCAATTCAGGAATATGATATTTACAGTATCCGTTCCATGCGACGAAACCCTGTGATTGCTGACCTGTTCCACCGCATGAAGTACATGGAACGCCGTGGAAGTGGCCTGCGCAAAATCGTCAGTGAAACCGAAAAGCTGCCTGGATACACAGCGGCATATAAGCCTGAATTTTCCTCAACAGCGACAGATTTCAGAGTTATTTTGAAAAATGTGAATTACCATCTTAGTCAGAAAGACTTAGTCAGTGACCAAGATTGTGACCAAGTTAGTGATCAAGATAAATCACAGGACATCCTACACGCAGTCTTGGATTTTTGTATAACAGAAAAAAGCAAACAAGAAATTTGCTCGTTTATTGGTTATCGAAATCTCACTTATTTTACAAGAAAATATTTGAATCCTCTACTGGCAAGTGGCCAGCTTAAAATGACTATTCCAGATAAGCCAAACAGTCGAAAACAAAAATATATTACAGTTCGTTCCGAATAA
- a CDS encoding sigma-70 family RNA polymerase sigma factor, with translation MKKVNLRDLYPDVYKNDYFVEVTEDVLETIRAAERAEAAYDRRMYRYKAYYSLDCDNGIENAILMKPQTPEMLLEEKQLREQLYAAVMALPEKQAKRIYARYYLGMRVSEIATAEGVDPSRVRDSIRRGLKQLAKYF, from the coding sequence ATGAAGAAAGTCAATCTTAGGGACTTATATCCCGATGTTTATAAAAATGATTACTTTGTAGAAGTAACAGAAGATGTGCTGGAGACGATCCGAGCCGCTGAGCGTGCGGAAGCTGCTTATGACCGGAGGATGTATCGCTATAAGGCGTACTACTCCCTGGACTGCGACAACGGCATTGAAAATGCGATCCTGATGAAGCCCCAGACACCGGAAATGCTTTTGGAGGAAAAGCAGCTGCGGGAGCAGCTCTATGCTGCTGTGATGGCTCTGCCAGAGAAGCAGGCCAAGCGGATCTATGCCCGGTATTATCTGGGTATGCGTGTGAGTGAGATCGCCACAGCGGAGGGCGTAGACCCAAGCCGTGTTCGTGACAGTATCCGGCGTGGTCTGAAGCAGCTGGCAAAGTATTTTTAG
- a CDS encoding relaxase/mobilization nuclease domain-containing protein: MATTRIMPLHVGKGRTESRAISDIIDYVANPKKTDNGKLITGYACDSRTVDAEFLLAKRQYIVATGRVRGADDVIAYHVRQSFRPGEITPEEANRLGVEFARRFTKGNHAFVVCTHIDKSHIHNHIIWSSVSLEYDRKFRNFWGSTKAVRRLSDTICIENGLSIVENPKPHGKSYNKWLGDQAKPSHRELLRVAIDNALSQSPADFEELLKLLQEYGCEVSKRGKSYRLKLSGWEKAARMDSLGEGYGLEDLRAVLSGKKAHTPRKKTVAQAEPPKVNLLVDIQAKLQAGKGAGYTRWAKVFNLKQMAQTMNYLSENDLLEYAVLEEKATAATAHHNELSAQIKAAEKRMAEIAVLRTHIVNYAKTREVYVAYRKAGYSKKFREEHEEEILLHQAAKNAFDEMGVKKLPKVKDLQAEYAKLLEEKKKTYAEYRRSREEMRELLTAKANVDRVLKMEVEQDVEKEKDHGQR, from the coding sequence ATGGCAACTACAAGAATCATGCCGCTTCATGTTGGCAAGGGTCGCACAGAGAGTCGGGCAATCAGTGACATCATCGACTATGTGGCAAACCCAAAGAAAACAGATAACGGCAAACTCATTACCGGTTATGCGTGTGACAGCAGAACGGTTGATGCGGAGTTTCTTTTAGCAAAGCGGCAGTATATTGTTGCTACCGGACGAGTGCGCGGAGCGGATGATGTGATTGCCTATCATGTGCGCCAGTCCTTCCGCCCCGGTGAGATTACCCCGGAAGAAGCCAACCGTCTGGGCGTAGAATTTGCAAGGCGTTTTACCAAAGGCAATCATGCCTTTGTGGTTTGCACTCACATAGACAAGTCGCACATTCATAATCACATTATCTGGTCATCGGTCAGCTTAGAATATGACCGGAAGTTCCGAAACTTTTGGGGCAGCACCAAGGCGGTTCGTCGGCTAAGTGACACCATCTGTATTGAGAATGGACTGTCCATTGTAGAGAATCCGAAACCTCACGGAAAGAGCTATAACAAATGGCTGGGCGATCAGGCAAAGCCCTCTCACCGAGAGCTGCTTCGTGTGGCGATTGACAACGCATTATCACAAAGTCCTGCTGACTTTGAAGAACTGCTGAAGCTGTTGCAAGAGTATGGTTGTGAAGTTTCAAAACGCGGAAAATCGTATCGACTGAAGCTCTCTGGTTGGGAGAAAGCCGCCCGCATGGACAGTCTGGGCGAAGGATATGGATTGGAAGATTTGCGGGCAGTTCTCTCCGGGAAGAAAGCACATACCCCGCGAAAGAAAACAGTCGCACAGGCAGAGCCGCCGAAGGTCAATCTGCTGGTGGACATTCAGGCAAAATTGCAGGCAGGAAAAGGTGCTGGCTATACGCGATGGGCTAAAGTTTTCAATCTGAAGCAAATGGCGCAGACCATGAATTACCTGTCAGAGAACGATCTGCTGGAGTATGCGGTTTTGGAAGAAAAGGCTACGGCTGCCACGGCACATCACAATGAACTTTCGGCGCAGATCAAAGCGGCTGAAAAGCGCATGGCAGAGATCGCTGTTCTGCGTACTCACATCGTAAATTATGCTAAAACCCGTGAGGTCTATGTGGCATACCGCAAGGCGGGTTACTCTAAGAAATTCAGGGAAGAACATGAGGAAGAAATTCTGCTCCACCAGGCTGCTAAGAATGCCTTTGATGAGATGGGCGTGAAGAAGCTGCCCAAGGTCAAAGACCTGCAAGCCGAGTATGCAAAGCTGCTGGAGGAAAAGAAGAAAACTTACGCCGAGTACCGGCGCTCCCGTGAAGAAATGCGGGAGCTTTTAACGGCAAAGGCCAATGTGGATCGGGTGCTGAAAATGGAGGTAGAACAGGATGTTGAAAAAGAAAAAGACCACGGCCAGCGGTAA
- a CDS encoding recombinase family protein: protein MAMMNEMEYRTIGKALAGGYRAAVYCRLSKDDDLQGESASIANQRDMLEKYCEKQGWEVVAVYQDDGFTGLNMERPDLQRMLRAIERRQINLVITKDLSRLGRNYLQTGHLIEDFFPRNGVRYIAMNDGIDTLRDNNDIAPFKNILNEMYSKDISKKVHSSYLLKAQKGQFTGCLAPFGYRKDPEDKNHLLIDEETAPIVRLIFGYALNGHGPNYIRRRLEEEKIPCPTWWNRERGLRNTRTKWEKKDPENGRYMWDFSVIKDLLMNPVYTGAIASQKKDYRFKIGTIGEKKPEDWIVVEGQHEPLIDRMSFDIVQNKLKSRQRPGQTNEISLFAGLIKCGECGKSLTVRYTNAKHPQQIYSCKTYNAFGKNHCTQHRIDYDTLYSHVLRKIRECARAALMDGEAVADRLTNTCEAEQREQREAMERSLTRDEERIEVLDKMVMRLYEDMIAGRISEQNFNTMLEKTQTEQTELKTKVSEGRKRLSDEVQLANDAKQWVEAIQEYANITELDAATLNRLIKEIVVHERIDEDKTRHISIEIHFNLKPIPEVEQVTA, encoded by the coding sequence ATGGCTATGATGAACGAAATGGAATACAGAACAATCGGAAAGGCACTTGCCGGGGGCTATCGTGCAGCGGTCTATTGCAGGCTGTCAAAGGACGATGACCTGCAAGGCGAAAGTGCCAGTATCGCCAACCAGCGGGATATGCTGGAAAAATACTGCGAAAAGCAGGGATGGGAGGTTGTGGCAGTCTATCAGGACGATGGTTTCACAGGTCTTAATATGGAGCGTCCTGATTTACAGAGAATGTTGAGAGCCATTGAGCGCAGGCAAATCAACCTTGTCATCACGAAAGACCTCAGCCGACTGGGGCGGAACTATCTGCAAACCGGGCATTTGATTGAGGACTTTTTCCCAAGAAACGGTGTCCGCTATATCGCCATGAATGACGGTATCGACACCCTGCGTGATAACAACGATATTGCCCCGTTCAAGAATATCCTGAACGAGATGTACAGTAAGGATATTTCCAAGAAAGTCCATTCCTCTTATCTTCTGAAAGCACAGAAAGGACAGTTTACCGGGTGTCTTGCCCCGTTTGGGTATCGGAAAGACCCGGAGGACAAAAACCATCTGCTCATTGACGAGGAAACCGCCCCGATTGTGCGGCTGATTTTCGGATATGCCCTGAACGGTCATGGTCCGAACTATATCCGCAGACGGCTGGAGGAAGAAAAAATCCCCTGCCCCACATGGTGGAACCGGGAACGGGGGCTTCGCAATACCCGCACCAAATGGGAAAAGAAGGACCCGGAAAACGGGCGGTATATGTGGGACTTCTCCGTTATCAAAGACCTTTTGATGAATCCCGTCTACACTGGGGCGATTGCTTCCCAGAAAAAGGACTACCGTTTCAAAATCGGCACGATTGGGGAAAAGAAGCCGGAGGACTGGATTGTGGTGGAGGGGCAGCATGAACCGCTGATTGACCGCATGAGCTTTGACATTGTGCAGAATAAGCTGAAATCCCGCCAGCGTCCGGGGCAGACCAATGAAATCAGCCTGTTTGCCGGACTGATAAAATGCGGCGAGTGTGGGAAGTCGCTGACGGTACGCTACACAAACGCAAAACATCCCCAGCAGATTTATTCCTGCAAGACCTACAATGCCTTTGGAAAGAACCACTGCACCCAGCATCGGATTGACTATGACACCCTTTACAGCCATGTGCTGCGGAAAATCCGGGAATGTGCCAGAGCTGCCCTGATGGACGGGGAAGCGGTTGCCGACCGCCTGACCAATACCTGTGAAGCCGAGCAGCGGGAACAGCGGGAAGCAATGGAACGCTCCCTCACAAGGGACGAGGAACGGATTGAGGTTCTGGACAAAATGGTAATGCGGCTTTATGAGGATATGATTGCAGGGCGTATCAGTGAACAGAATTTCAACACCATGCTGGAAAAGACACAGACCGAGCAGACGGAGCTTAAAACAAAAGTGTCCGAGGGCAGAAAGCGGCTGTCCGATGAAGTCCAGCTTGCCAATGACGCAAAACAATGGGTGGAAGCCATTCAGGAATACGCCAACATCACAGAGCTGGACGCAGCTACCCTCAACCGCTTAATCAAAGAAATCGTCGTGCATGAGCGCATTGACGAAGATAAAACAAGACACATTTCTATCGAAATTCATTTTAATCTCAAACCCATCCCGGAGGTGGAACAGGTCACTGCCTGA
- a CDS encoding PC4/YdbC family ssDNA-binding protein, producing the protein MKEIQYEIVKEIAVLSASDSGYTKEINLISWNGREPKYDIRSFSPNREKCGKGITLNADEAAALLEALQKEVNSGD; encoded by the coding sequence ATGAAAGAAATCCAGTATGAGATTGTAAAGGAAATCGCCGTATTGTCTGCGAGTGACAGCGGCTACACAAAGGAAATCAATCTTATTTCATGGAACGGGAGAGAGCCGAAATATGACATCCGCAGCTTTTCCCCGAACCGTGAGAAGTGCGGAAAGGGTATCACGTTGAACGCTGATGAAGCAGCGGCACTCCTTGAAGCATTACAGAAAGAAGTAAACAGCGGGGATTGA
- a CDS encoding ABC transporter ATP-binding protein encodes MLQIKNLSKSYGAKKAVSNLSFVVEDGDIMGFIGKNGAGKTTTLKACLGIIGIDEGEILLDGTSVLKEPMACKRKMAYVPDNPQLDEYMTGLQYLNFICDIYEVPSKMRKQNFEKLASAFQMGPHLNNLISSYSHGMKQKLALIAAFSHTPKLLILDEPFVGLDPEAFVILKEQMKELCASGNSVLFSSHILDVVEKVCNKVSVIKHGQLLYSGRTTEIVGTKGLEEVFMEMNGDEISVTPTKE; translated from the coding sequence ATGTTACAAATCAAGAACTTATCCAAAAGCTACGGTGCGAAAAAGGCTGTAAGCAACCTTAGTTTTGTCGTGGAAGATGGCGACATAATGGGCTTCATCGGAAAGAATGGAGCTGGCAAAACCACAACATTGAAAGCCTGTTTAGGTATCATCGGCATCGACGAGGGAGAAATCCTTTTGGATGGAACTTCTGTCCTCAAAGAACCGATGGCTTGTAAGCGGAAGATGGCGTATGTGCCAGATAATCCCCAGCTTGACGAGTATATGACTGGATTGCAGTATCTCAACTTTATCTGTGATATTTACGAAGTACCGTCCAAGATGCGGAAACAAAACTTCGAGAAATTGGCCTCAGCTTTTCAGATGGGGCCGCATTTGAATAACTTGATTTCCTCTTACTCCCACGGCATGAAACAGAAACTTGCGCTGATTGCCGCCTTTTCGCACACGCCTAAACTGCTGATATTGGATGAACCTTTCGTTGGATTAGACCCGGAAGCATTTGTAATCCTGAAAGAGCAGATGAAAGAACTCTGTGCAAGTGGAAATTCCGTTCTGTTTTCAAGCCATATTCTTGATGTGGTAGAAAAGGTGTGCAATAAAGTGTCCGTTATTAAGCATGGACAATTACTGTATTCCGGCAGGACGACAGAAATCGTTGGGACAAAGGGTTTGGAAGAAGTATTTATGGAGATGAATGGCGATGAAATTTCTGTTACCCCTACTAAGGAATAA
- a CDS encoding DUF1648 domain-containing protein has protein sequence MKSATKHIVISTVLCALTLVVFLAFYNRLPESVPIHFDSAGVANSFCPRNVVVFGVPVACVLLNLISGFTVSQKENAKPYMYYIMAVVAFVATGIMIYLGMK, from the coding sequence ATGAAATCTGCAACGAAGCATATTGTTATCAGCACCGTTTTGTGTGCGTTGACGCTGGTAGTCTTTCTCGCTTTCTATAATCGCCTGCCGGAGTCTGTCCCCATCCATTTTGATTCTGCCGGAGTAGCAAATTCTTTCTGTCCCCGCAATGTTGTAGTGTTCGGCGTTCCCGTGGCCTGTGTCCTGCTGAACCTCATTTCTGGCTTTACCGTCAGCCAGAAAGAGAATGCAAAGCCGTATATGTACTATATCATGGCTGTTGTTGCATTCGTAGCAACGGGCATCATGATCTATTTGGGGATGAAGTGA
- a CDS encoding SdpI family protein, which translates to MNPKNKRTLFLTSTICIILSIVAFALSHMGGASNENYILLYVIAVLLNIVLNLALNIKIASTNGAKALVSLGKWIMPIAGVVYLIPQVYSVLFPAKTMQDTYWYVFIGILFIVSGNYFPKNHINPYVGLKFPWLFNDEEGWYKTHRLGSYTWILAGIVSILHPLHNLIFVTVPLIIFLVGVVPLVYSLVLFFKRKQSN; encoded by the coding sequence ATGAATCCCAAAAATAAACGAACCTTGTTTCTGACAAGTACAATTTGCATTATTTTGTCCATCGTAGCATTCGCTCTGTCCCACATGGGCGGGGCCAGTAACGAAAACTATATTCTGCTCTATGTGATTGCCGTTTTGCTGAATATTGTTCTGAACCTTGCGCTTAATATCAAAATTGCTTCGACAAACGGAGCCAAGGCGTTAGTGTCTTTGGGCAAATGGATTATGCCGATTGCGGGAGTTGTATATTTGATCCCGCAGGTATATTCCGTACTGTTTCCTGCCAAGACCATGCAAGATACTTATTGGTATGTTTTTATTGGTATTTTGTTTATTGTCAGTGGCAATTATTTTCCCAAAAACCACATCAATCCCTATGTCGGACTAAAGTTTCCGTGGCTATTCAATGATGAAGAAGGCTGGTACAAGACGCATCGGCTGGGCAGTTATACATGGATACTGGCTGGTATTGTCAGCATTCTGCATCCGTTGCACAATCTTATTTTTGTAACCGTTCCGCTAATCATTTTTCTGGTTGGCGTTGTCCCGTTGGTCTATTCACTTGTCCTCTTTTTTAAGAGGAAACAAAGCAACTAA